A region from the Alnus glutinosa chromosome 5, dhAlnGlut1.1, whole genome shotgun sequence genome encodes:
- the LOC133868701 gene encoding stem-specific protein TSJT1-like: MLGIFNKGLVQPPQELNSPAPLNSSVKPKHSQEILKDFISHSSNTFSISFGDATSFAYLPPEKSSSIHQRMFCAVDGIYCVFLGSLNNLCHLIKQYGLSKGTDEAMFVIEAYRTLRDRGPYPADQVLKDLDGSFGFVVYDNNAKTVFAALGGNEEIRLFWGISADGSVVISDKLEVVKGSCAKSFAPFPTGCMFHSDHGLKSFEHPTKKMKAMPRIDSEGVMCGANFKVDVQSKIHSMPRVGSESNGAIWGSHT, translated from the exons ATGTTGGGTATATTCAACAAAGGGCTGGTTCAGCCGCCTCAGGAGCTGAATAGTCCGGCGCCATTGAATTCTTCTGTGAAGCCCAAGCATTCGCAAGAGATTCTCAAGGATTTCATTTCTCATTCTAGTAATACTTTCTCTATCAGCTTTGGAGATGCAACGTCTTTTGCTTATCTTCCACCGGAGAAATCATCTTCCATTCAtcagag AATGTTTTGTGCTGTGGATGGAATATACTGCGTTTTCTTGGGGAGCCTAAACAATCTGTGCCACCTGATCAAGCAGTATGGGCTATCGAAGGGCACCGATGAGGCGATGTTCGTGATCGAGGCCTACAGAACTCTCCGTGACCGGGGCCCATACCCGGCCGATCAGGTCCTCAAAGATCTGGACGGAAGCTTTGGGTTTGTCGTCTATGATAACAATGCAAAAACTGTATTTGCTGCACTG GGTGGGAATGAAGAAATTAGGCTCTTCTGGGGCATTTCAGCTGATGGTTCTGTTGTGATTTCTGACAAGTTGGAGGTCGTAAAAGGAAGCTGTGCTAAATCATTTGCACCATTCCCTACTG GGTGCATGTTCCACAGTGACCACGGGTTGAAGAGCTTTGAGCATCCAACGAAGAAAATGAAGGCAATGCCTAGGATTGATAGCGAGGGGGTCATGTGTGGGGCCAACTTCAAGGTTGATGTCCAATCCAAGATCCACAGCATGCCACGTGTTGGCAGCGAATCCAACGGGGCAATATGGGGATCACATACCTGA